One Ciconia boyciana chromosome 9, ASM3463844v1, whole genome shotgun sequence genomic window carries:
- the GAN gene encoding gigaxonin, with amino-acid sequence MSGPSAVSDPQHPARLLRALSSFREESRFCDAHLVLEGEEIPVQKNILAAASPYIRTKLNYNPPKDDGSTYKIELEGISVDIMKEILDYIFSGQIRLNEETIQDVVQAADLLLLTDLKTLCCEFLEGCIAAENCIGIRDFALHYCLHHVHYLASEYLETHFRDVSSTEEFLELTPQKLKEVLSMEKLNVGNERYVFEAVIRWISHDSESRKVHMKDVMSAVWVSGLDAAYLREQMMSEPLVREIVKECNNIPLTPPQQGEAMLASFKPRGYSECIVTVGGEERVSRKPTSVMRCMCPLYDPNRQLWIELAPMSIPRINHGVLSAEGFLFVLGGQDENKGTLSSGEKYDPDTNSWSSLPPMNEARHNFGVVEIDGILYILGGEDGERELISMESYDIYSRTWTKQPDLTMVRKIGCYAAMKKKIYAMGGGSYGKLFESVECYDPRTQQWTAICPLKERRFGAVACGVASELYVFGGVRSRDDSQASEMVTCKSEFYHDEFKRWIYLNDQNLCIPTSSSFVYGAVPIGASIYVIGDLDTGTNYDYVREFKRSTGTWQRTKPLFPSDLRRTGCAALRIANCKLFRLQLQQGLFRIRVPSP; translated from the exons ATGTCGGGGCCGAGCGCCGTGTCGGACCCCCAGCACCCGGCGCGGCTGCTGCGGGCTCTCAGCTCCTTCCGCGAGGAGAGCCGCTTCTGCGACGCGCACCTGGTgctggagggggaggagatCCCGGTGCAGAAGAACATCCTGGCGGCCGCCAGCCCCTACATCAG AACAAAATTGAATTATAATCCTCCAAAGGATGATGGCTCAACGTACAAGATTGAACTTGAAGGGATATCTGTTGATATCATGAAAGAGATACTAGATTACATCTTCAGTGGGCAG ATCAGGCTAAATGAAGAAACTATCCAAGATGTGGTACAGGCAGCTGATCTCCTGCTGCTTACAGACTTAAAAACTCTCTGCTGTGAGTTTTTAGAAGGTTGCATAGCTGCTGAGAACTGTATTGGTATTCGGGACTTTGCACTGCACTATTGTTTGCATCATGTTCACTACCTTGCCTCAGAGTATCTGGAAACTCACTTTCGAGAtgtcagcagcacagaggaatTCTTGGAACTGACTCCTCAAAAACTGAAAGAAGTGCTGTCGATGGAAAAGCTCAACGTTGGAAATGAAAGATACGTCTTTGAAGCGGTGATTAGGTGGATTTCTCATGATTCAGAATCGAGAAAG GTTCACATGAAGGATGTCATGTCAGCAGTGTGGGTTTCGGGCTTAGATGCAGCGTATTTACGGGAGCAGATGATGAGCGAACCACTGGTACGGGAAATCGTCAAAGAATGCAACAATATTCCCCTCACGCCGCCCCAGCAGGGAGAGGCGATGCTGGCCTCCTTCAAGCCCCGGGGTTACTCGGAGTGTATAGTGACTGTTGGTGGAGAAGAACGAGT ATCACGGAAACCAACCTCAGTGATGCGGTGTATGTGTCCTCTTTATGATCCCAATAGACAGCTCTGGATTGAACTTGCTCCTATGAGTATTCCAAGGATCAATCATGGAGTATTGTCAGCAG aaggaTTTTTATTTGTGCTTGGTGGTCAGGATGAAAACAAGGGAACGCTAAGCTCTGGAGAGAAATATGATCCAGATACCAATTCATGGAGTTCCTTACCACCAATGAATGAG GCACGACATAATTTTGGTGTGGTAGAGATTGATGGAATTCTGTATATTCTGGGAGGTGAGGACGGTGAAAGGGAGCTAATCTCTATGGAGAGCTATGATATTTATAGCCGGACCTGGACCAAGCAGCCGGACTTGACCATGGTTAGAAAG aTTGGCTGCTATGCAGctatgaagaagaaaatctatGCAATGGGTGGAGGCTCCTACGGAAAACTCTTTGAATCTGTTGAGTGTTATGACCCTAGGACTCAGCAGTGGACAGCAATCTGTCCTCTGAAAGAGAGAAG ATTTGGGGCAGTGGCCTGTGGAGTTGCCTCTGAGCTTTATGTATTTGGCGGGGTCAGGAGTCGTGATGACAGTCAAGCCAGTGAGATGGTGACGTGCAAATCTGAATTTTATCATGATGAGTTTAAAAG gTGGATTTATCTAAATGACCAGAACCTATGTATCCCAACTAGTTCTTCCTTCGTGTATGGAGCTGTGCCCATTGGAGCCAGCATATATGTGATTGGAGATCTCGATACAG GTACAAATTATGACTATGTTAGAGAATTTAAAAGAAGCACGGGAACCTGGCAGCGCACTAAACCACTATTTCCATCGGACCTTCGCCGTACTGGCTGTGCAGCTTTGCGGATTGCAAACTGCAAGCTCTTTCGACTGCAGCTTCAACAAGGATTATTCCGCATTCGCGTACCTTCTCCGTGA